CAAACGAGAttcaacagcaaagaaaagctgtttgctGCATCGTGGAGAAGATTTGGCAAAACTCATTACTcaaactctgctgctcatccACCAAATGTGGCACCATTTACACCATTTACAAGGGAAATAAACAGACTGTCAAGATGCAAAGAAATAATGGACCAAACAGATTTCCTGACTTGTTTTACTTGTGTATGATCGACACAGCCtactttttattgaaatattgcaaatttacagatgaaaacaaacaagtacacacacagatgaagtaCAGAGatacaaataatttaattttagaGTCTCTTGAATATGAACTTAGTGCAGCGCTGCTATCTAGTGGCCATGGCGGAGTTGCACAGTTATATTCAGCATGCTAATAGCATAATAATGCCACTATGTGGCAGCCCATCACTCCGCCACAGCTCCACATTTCCCTGATCCTGATGAGCTGAACTCGTCCCGGGTGTTTTCCCGTCCTCTGGCCCAGTATAAGCTTGGACTGAACTCAACATCTCAGCTTCTCACGTCATGTTTCATGGAGCTCCGTGTGAACGCCGTGaattcagacacacaaacaaagagcagacGGGGATGCTAATAATTAAAGATGTCTCATAAATCAGTTCAAGCTCTTCAACTTCTGCAACACGAAACGCCTGAGCTCGTCCAAACGTCTCTGCAGACTTcagtaataaagaaaacaaagtgtgtgaatAGACACacaggagtgttttttttattgggttTAAATAGAGTCCAGGTTTGCTCTGAGCTTTGGGATCAGTGTGTGCCTTCAGAAAGGAAGAGATGACATCCGTTGGTATCGTTTGGCAGAGGAAGACCAAGACCCAGGAGGAGTTTTATCTCCATGAATGTAAACAGGACTGACGCTGGCATTTCCTGAGTCTGAAACACAGACGGAGGCACTCAGCAGGGCTGCATGGAGGGTGTAAATGACGTTTAACTCTTGAATTATGTCAATCCACGTGTAAATTAATGAAAAACTGTATGTTACATTTGAAAAAGTTGATATTTGATCAAACATCAATTTATTAAAGAGATTTCCTTTGTCTATATAACTGGAAGTtgcttgacctttgacctggtCCAGTTAATGTGACAAACTACACCTGTTTCTCATGTTTGTGTTCCTTTGAATTACTGTATTTACAGGTATTTTCTGCTTCCTTAAATTACATACAGATCTATGTAACACTACAGCAGTTAGCTTTACATGAATGTGTACGTTTGCATTCAGACTGTAACCTAATTTATGAATAATAACTAAATTATTACAGTACTTTACAGTTAatttaaactaaacttttaggtatgtataaataaatatttatatataaagttATATTAGTCATTAAATTAGTATAGGAATAATAAGACAGATCAAGGTCATATATCAGATCAAACCAGACAGGAAAACTTAGTTTAGTAAATCTAGTACTactttaatatgaaatatactCATAGTACAAGTAAAATTACAGTTTCTTTGCTATCAAAAAGTGCCAAAATATTttgcatgaaaatatatttaaagtaccaaaagtacTATGTATGTAGTATTGTGCTGAATGGCCTATTTCAGTATCATGTATAGTATATTACTGGATAATTATTGATGTATTAATGTGTACATCAGTTTATTGTTGCAGGTGGTAAATATGGAGATAATTTGAAGTATGTTGCTGGGTGGTAACCCATTTAATAAtatcattattgttttatttaaatttatactgtgtataaataataataataatgtctacaacctaatttaattgtacatagtttttttagctctatttcttatttctacaaacattttttacttttatctaTCTATCCGAATCTGTTAAATAACTTGTAactaaacagtaaaaaatacaatacttgcttataaagtagcataaaatgaattagattagattagatatactttattcatcccaccatggggaaatttacttattacagcagcagaggaaagcatacactacagaattagaaaaaagtagaaaaggcaaaaaaacaaaaccaaaagaacacactaaaacagaaatcagaattAGCATCCAAAGTGTGCACAGTACGATATTAAATAACACTTATagaaacacaccaaaaacattttcacgTAGATaatagaaaagataaaaaacaatacaaataaaaatgaataaaaggcactcgataaaataaataaaaaaaaaccagaCAATAATACATACGTAAATAACAACATTGCATGTATAACACTAAACAAAATCAACCATCTACCTTGTGTTAAAAACCAAAGAGAAGAGAGCTTCGGGGCTGCAAACGGCGAATGCTCGTCTCCCTCTGAAGTTAAAGCTAGCTTTAGGGACAGTCAagagcagctggtcagctgacctgagagaaCGGCTAGGCGTGTaggggtgcagcagctcagataGGTAGGGTGGGGCAAAGCCATTCAAGgctttaaaagcaaataaaagaactttaaaatgaatcctaaaatggACAAGCCGCCACTGGAGTGAAGCTGAAATCGGTGAAATGTGCTCAAATTTGCTTGTGCCAGTTAaaagacgtgcagcagcattttgtaccAGTTGAAGATGACTAATCGAGGACCTACTAGCCCCCAAATAaagtgcatatatatatataaactatatatatatatatatacatacatataaaaaagGTATATACAAgatcattaatattaaataaataaagtgcaacaaatgcaaaagtaaatgaaaaaagtaaatatctataacctacaataaacacgaaagaatcaaccttcaaaacagacaagtggcatgatatataaaaagagtattgtaacGTAAAATGACCATAGTGtcagaaatattacaaaagaaagtgaccatgatacaaataataataataatagtcacagtaaaagtaaaagtacctcaTAAACACAGTACTTGAGTATCAGTGGCGTAAAAATCTAAACTAACGGTCACTAACTGCCATCGTAATGAGCGggaacatttgatttaaatagCGTTGGTGCGGTGTGTCCCTCGCGCTCCGCCGTAGCCGGCCTTATCACGGCGCACCGGAAGAGAAGCCGTCCTTTCCCCCGCAGACTCCAACATGGTGAGCAGGTTTCCTCCCGGTTCCTCTCCGGGACAATCACTAAACATCAGCTGCAGCCGCCGCGCTGACTCAAACCGACACGTCCCGTTTCAAAGACACGCGTCTTGTGAACCGGCGGATGTTTGAATTGTGACAAAAAAGCGACGATTTGATTTAAATCaatgaagattaaaaaaaacatgtcggCGCGTTAGCTTCAATGTGGCTAACGGCGTTAGCTCGCTGGATGAACGCGGCTAAAATCCAAAATGTCGCTTTTTGTGCGGACTGATTTATCCTGTACAAGCAGCTGTGTGTGACAGTTCGTTATATAAACGTTACATATGTGTTTCTTTAACGTTTGTCACCGGTTAGCCCGGCTAGGCCTCCTCCACGTTAGCGGGCGATCCTAGCCGCGCTACCCCGGGCAGACTCACCTCTTCTCGGCCGTTGTCCGGGTTGTCTGACCGGGTTTGTTGTCTTCTCCTTCAGGCCAGAGGACCGAAGAAGCACCTGAAGCGCGTCGCAGCGCCGAAGCACTGGATGCTGGACAAGCTGACCGGAGTGTTTGTAAGTATTAAaccacatttatgttttattatattacgTTATGTCTGATTGTGTTAAAGGGGCTTCACGTAGACGCGACGCCGGGTGTCCGTAGAGTTGACATAAGGACACATTTATCATGTTTgattgtctctctctgtgttagCTGGAGTTTAAGGTCTCTTTAAAGGTTGTTCCCATTCATTTGAACGGGCGAGTCGCCGTGCCGCCGCTCGGACCGACCACATCGGTGACTAACTCCTTGGTTTGAGCGGCGTAGACGGTCAATGAGGGCGAAAGTCAGAGTTTTATCGTCCAGAGAActtgtttaatgttaatgtgagACGCTGGTTGACTTGTTACTGTTTTAAATAGAGTAGTAGTTCACTCTGAGGGtggtgtaaacatgttttcccGTTTATTTGAGTGGAGGTGGTCGCAGAAGTGGCCAATCAGGCGCTCAGACTGGTCACATCCAGGTTGGATACGTGACCTAAACTCTTGATACTCGACCTGCCgtgttctgactttgtcttTCTGAATCGGACTCTGTTTTGAGCGTTGAGTGATAGTGAACGGTGGTGAAGGAGCGTTGATGAAACTGTGCAGTGTTCATCTTGGTCCATGATTTGTCGTTCAGAGATGTTACTCTGACTCTGCTACATTAATCTGAGATGCTTGTTTTATAACTGTAAATTTCAAGACTCTGCTGCTGTGGAAACTGTTGAACTGagatctgtgtttgttctgagTTGTAATTcatgaaatgatttgtttggTGTCTCAGGACGTCGAGCCGGTCGTCCTCTAATCAGACAAACGTTGGTTTGACAGAAGTTTTAAAGGCGCCTCGagtggttttattttaaagatttaaaagtgtttttaaagaaatgatcGTCCCTCCTCATCTAAAACATGATTGTTCTTCAGGCTCCTCGTCCTTCCACCGGTCCCCACAAGCTGAGGGAGTGCCTGCCCCTCATCATCTTCCTGAGGAACCGCCTCAAGTACGCCCTGACCGGAGATGAGGTGAAGAAGATCTGCATGCAGAGGTTCATCAAGATCGACGGCAAGGTCCGCACCGACGTCACCTACCCTGCTGGGTTCATGGGTCAGTATGCCGCCGTTTAAAAACCTTAACGTCTGTCTgttctttaaaatatatttctgaatgCTGGTTGAGTTCAGCAGCAGGAGCGATGATGAATCTGTGGTTTTGATCAGCGATGAAACCAAACGACCGATTCCTCTAAGAAGTTCTGAGCTCCGACGTCGCCGTTCATCTTCCAGTTAAAGTTGAGACTCGATTAACCGTCAGTCTTTGTTCAGTCCTGATTGTCTTTGAAAGGTCGAGCGTCGACAGATCATCCAGTTTGAGTTGTTTGGAAACCTGCAGCTCTTTTAATTTtaaccacagcacaccttccaTGAAGAGTATCTGTCGCACCTCGTTCAGACCTGTCGCCCTGCCGGCCTCTTCAGCCTCACGTGGAGGTGTGCTGTTTTAATTTCCACGTCCGAGGGAAGCCTTCACGGTGTGACGTCTACGGCACATTCATGAACAAACAGGAACTCACTACATCACCTGTTGTAGTTACATTCATGAGCAATAGAGTATCAGTGcgttcacttcacagccatggaggttgagTGTAGGTCGTCGTGTTACTGTTAATCTGTTGGATGACCTTTAAAACATCAGCTGGACTTCCTGCCACCCTGAAACTGTCAAACTTCACAATTTTTAATCGAGTCTTTCCTGgtttttgtttcctcagacGTGATCAGCATCGAGAAGACCGGCGAGCACTTCCGTCTGATCTACGACGTGAAGGGACGTTTCACCGTCCACCGCATTACCGCCGAGGAGGCCAAGGTACGAAACACGAGCGCCGCCCACACTTTGATGCTGTCTATTCATAAAGATCAAACTTGACCAACTCGAAGTTTGTTAGACGGGCTGATTTAACGAGGGTTAACGTCAAGATGAAGGACTCTTGTACCCTTTCCTAActcgtctcctcttcctctgcagtaCAAGCTGTGCAAGGTGAAGAAGCTGATGGTCGGCACTAAGGGAATCCCTCACCTGGTGACCCACGACGCCCGCACCATCCGCTACCCCGACCCCCTCATCAAGGTCAACGACACGATCCGCATCGACCTGGAGACTGGCAAGATTACAGACTTCATCAAGTTTGACACCGGTAAGTTCTTTAGACTGCCAGAACGTTTGTCTGAAGGTTTTaacgtctgtgtgttttaacgACGTGGTTTCTCTCCACCAGGTAACCTCTGCATGGTCACCGGAGGTGCTAACTTGGGGCGTATCGGCGTGATCACCAACAGGGAGCGTCACCCCGGCTCCTTCGACGTGGTTCACGTCAAGGACAGCACGGGCAACAGCTTCGCCACCAGGCTCTCCAACATCTTCGTCATCGGCAAGGTGAGGACCCGACGGACTAAAGACGAAGGTTTAGTCTCCGTTAAGACGCAATCTTTGGAGCAGTGATGACTTTTATTGGTCTTGAGCAGCGATGAAAATACACCACCAATTCCTCTAAGAAGTTCTGAGCTCCGAATTCGTCTTTTTAAAGAACAAGTAGACTTTAACCGCAGTTAAACATCACACGATGGAAGAAAAGCTAAAATATcgcagtgttttgtttggtaATTGTTGCGTCTGAACTTGTTAGAAAGTAACATAAAAGGAATTTTATTTGGTAGTTTCTTGAAATTTGGGTTGATTATAACAAAGAGGCGAATACAAGAGGAACAAAGAGCGAGTGAAGgttcaaaccaacaaaacaaagatgccATTGAAAGGAAACGTTTCACTAACACATCGAATGACTAAAAACAGCAACCCAAAATGTAGTCCAGTCCCAGGTAGTCAACGAAACGACTGATAGTTAACGTAACAAAGGCAAACGTTATCTGTAAGTTTCCAGAAACCTTCCACAGGAAGTCAAtcttggaaatattccaaattagAAACTTAATTGGgtaattaactgtaaattaCAGGTAAGCTAGTGTCATTAATGGCCAATGAAATGATGCTACCTATAGCTTTAGTATCTAACTTATCGGCTATCTATCTTCTGTTTGAATACACTTACATTAAACCGTTGGTACATCcatcaaatatttatatgaTGGAGGAATGGCACAAAAGATTATGCCAAAATGTTTACTTTCTCTTTAAGGTCtaaccttcaattttgtaaattcaccATTTATTTCAATGGCAAGTTTCCAAATTTTGAGAATTTTGCAACCTTAGATGGAAGTATCTGCTTTAttggtttcattttctttagcctaaaacaagaacaaagagctaaaagacCCTAAAATACTGAAGAAAACCGTACACGGGACACATCAGTTTGTTGAGAAACAAAGCGTCTAAAATGAATCGACGTTAAATTAACTCAAACAAATGACGTCTTGTTCTTCGTGTCCGCTCACAGACACGCGATCCTCCTTAACAAACTGTACAGAGTCTATAAATCAAACATGAACTGATCACGAGGACTGTCCGTGACATTTATCGGGCTCTCGGCTTTTCTTCACGTCTCTCTGAAGTGTTGACGGTCGACAAATGTTGCTTGATGTCGCTAACATTTACCGACCGTCAACGCTTCTCTCTTGACGCGCAGCATAAGACTACATATCCCAGAGTGCACCTGTCTGATTGTAACGcgttgctgtc
Above is a genomic segment from Larimichthys crocea isolate SSNF chromosome XIV, L_crocea_2.0, whole genome shotgun sequence containing:
- the rps4x gene encoding small ribosomal subunit protein eS4 — translated: MARGPKKHLKRVAAPKHWMLDKLTGVFAPRPSTGPHKLRECLPLIIFLRNRLKYALTGDEVKKICMQRFIKIDGKVRTDVTYPAGFMDVISIEKTGEHFRLIYDVKGRFTVHRITAEEAKYKLCKVKKLMVGTKGIPHLVTHDARTIRYPDPLIKVNDTIRIDLETGKITDFIKFDTGNLCMVTGGANLGRIGVITNRERHPGSFDVVHVKDSTGNSFATRLSNIFVIGKGNKPWVSLPRGKGIRLTIAEERDKRLAAKQGSS